A window of the Bradyrhizobium ottawaense genome harbors these coding sequences:
- a CDS encoding GAF domain-containing protein: MTAVPPDVVADLGKLVAELEQRLESSFAAHDAAIAQQAATAQENAQLQSELAIARDRQNASAEILQSIANTSGDAEQALRRVAETTARLFGASSVTIRIARDGEWGQSINVGAGSERIAAEVSAARLRLGGRNLPSMVLGENRQIHIPDLDNPDPTIVDWPGIPPARAAGTRAMSGTPLRREGNPIGVLIVHRDRPVPFTGEELAVQQSFADQAVIAIENARLFNETREALERQTATAEILKVIASSPSDVQPVFEAIAASANRLVSGYSTAVFSIVDDTLHLSAFTPTNPAADAALKGSFPRPLSTGPWAEQTRNGEIIHVADIETDPAVPENFRSVWRMRGFRSLLLVPLVRDRVTIGMINVTRTEPGTFAAHHVQLLQTFADQAVIAIQNARLFNETQQALERQTATADILKVIASSPSDAQPVFEAIATSANRLVGAFATAVFRFIDGSVHLAAFTPVNPAADAALKGDFPTPVDEFEGFRLAQHGTPFPIPDTEEIPHAPIREIARLHGFRSMLFVPLMNGGVPIGIISVTRVQPGSFADHHVQLLQTFADQAVIAIENARLFNETKEALEQQTATAEVLSVISSSAGDLAPVFDAMLGKAMQLCGAAFGVLNTFDGAMFHTAATYGLPPAYDEYRRKQPLDYGPGTAPARLLQGEPTVEIYDLLDSDTYRKGEPNRRALVDLGRARSLLAVPLLKEEHVVGNFMIFRQEPDRFTEKQIALLKQFAAQAVIAIENTRLLRELRASTEDLSESLQQQTATADVLKVISRSAFDLQAVLDTLVESAARLCEADMAAITRRIGDVFYRAGSYGFPQQFKDYARATPVTPDRRTITGRTLLEGHIVHVEDVLADPDYDFEGQQLSGNPRSFLGVPLLREGIPIGALTLTRLAVKPFTAKQIELITTFADQAVIAIENVRLFDEVQAKTRDLSEALTYQTGSANILSVIASSPTDVGPVLKAIVESACELCGAFDSVVLLKDGDDLRFSAHHGPIPMSLEKWPINRNWTAGRAFLDRKPVHVHDLLSSEGDDFPEGREMSRRMGHRSILSVPLLREGESIGTIVLRRTEVNPFSDKQITLLQTFADQAVIALGNVRLFEEVQEKTRDLSEALTYQTGSSNILSVIASSPTDVAPVLKAIVKSACELCSAYDAVVRLRDGDDLRLSAHQGPIPTSLDRLPITRDVTAGRAFLDKKPVHVHDLLSPEGDQFPKAQEMSRHEGGHRTILSIPLLREGESIGAIVLRRIEVHPFSDKQIALLQTFADQAVIAIGNARLFEQVQERTRELSQSLDNLRTAQDRLVQTEKLASLGQLTAGIAHEIKNPLNFVNNFAALSAELTDELNDALKPAVLADKIRREVDELTDLLKDNLEKVVQHGQRADSIVKNMLLHSREGSGDHRPADVNALVDESLNLAYHGARAEKPDFNVTLQRDFDSSAGMIEAFPQEITRVFLNLISNGFYAVNKRRLQSGNAAFDPVLSVATRDLGDSVEIRIRDNGTGIPDEVKDKMFNPFFTTKPAGEGTGLGLSMSHDIIVKQHGGTIDVETEPGQFTEFRIVLPRTSTPPNKSRGQT; encoded by the coding sequence ATGACCGCGGTTCCGCCGGACGTGGTGGCCGATCTCGGCAAGCTGGTTGCCGAGCTGGAGCAGCGGCTCGAATCCAGTTTCGCCGCGCATGACGCCGCGATTGCCCAGCAGGCTGCGACCGCGCAGGAGAATGCCCAGCTGCAAAGCGAACTGGCGATCGCGCGTGACCGCCAGAATGCCAGTGCCGAGATTCTGCAATCCATCGCGAACACCTCGGGTGATGCCGAACAGGCGCTGCGACGGGTCGCGGAGACGACGGCGCGCCTGTTCGGCGCTTCCAGCGTCACGATCCGCATCGCCCGGGATGGCGAATGGGGCCAGTCGATCAACGTCGGTGCCGGTTCGGAGCGCATCGCTGCGGAAGTGTCGGCCGCACGACTGCGGCTTGGAGGCCGGAACCTGCCGAGCATGGTGCTGGGCGAAAACCGGCAGATCCACATTCCCGACCTTGACAATCCCGATCCTACGATCGTCGACTGGCCCGGTATTCCACCCGCCCGCGCGGCAGGCACCCGCGCCATGTCGGGCACACCGCTGCGGCGTGAGGGCAACCCGATCGGCGTTCTCATCGTGCATCGCGATCGGCCGGTACCTTTCACCGGCGAGGAACTGGCGGTGCAGCAAAGTTTCGCCGACCAGGCCGTGATCGCCATCGAGAACGCGCGGCTGTTCAACGAGACGAGAGAAGCGCTGGAACGGCAGACCGCAACGGCCGAAATCCTGAAGGTCATCGCCAGTTCGCCATCCGATGTGCAGCCGGTATTCGAGGCCATTGCGGCCAGCGCCAACAGGCTGGTTAGCGGTTACTCCACCGCGGTGTTCAGCATCGTCGATGATACGCTGCACTTGTCGGCTTTCACGCCAACCAATCCTGCAGCCGATGCGGCCCTCAAGGGGTCGTTCCCCAGACCGTTGTCGACAGGGCCATGGGCCGAACAAACCCGCAATGGCGAGATTATCCATGTCGCCGACATAGAAACCGACCCCGCCGTACCGGAGAATTTTCGGAGCGTGTGGCGGATGCGCGGCTTCCGTAGCCTTCTCTTGGTCCCATTGGTGCGCGACCGGGTCACGATAGGCATGATCAATGTGACTCGGACGGAGCCCGGCACATTTGCCGCTCATCACGTTCAGTTGCTCCAGACTTTCGCCGACCAAGCTGTGATCGCGATCCAGAACGCGCGGCTGTTCAACGAGACACAGCAAGCTCTGGAGCGGCAGACCGCGACCGCCGACATCCTCAAGGTGATCGCCTCCTCGCCGTCGGACGCGCAGCCGGTGTTCGAAGCGATTGCGACCAGCGCCAACCGCCTGGTCGGTGCGTTCGCGACTGCGGTCTTCCGCTTCATCGATGGCAGCGTCCATCTCGCCGCGTTCACTCCGGTCAATCCGGCTGCCGACGCAGCACTCAAGGGGGATTTCCCCACGCCTGTCGATGAGTTCGAGGGGTTCAGGCTGGCCCAGCACGGCACGCCGTTCCCTATCCCGGACACTGAAGAGATACCGCACGCGCCGATCAGGGAGATCGCGCGGCTGCATGGTTTCCGCAGCATGTTATTCGTACCCCTGATGAACGGCGGCGTCCCGATCGGCATCATCAGCGTAACGCGCGTCCAACCCGGATCGTTCGCCGATCACCATGTTCAGTTGCTGCAGACCTTCGCCGATCAGGCCGTCATCGCGATCGAAAATGCGCGGCTGTTCAACGAGACAAAGGAGGCGCTGGAGCAGCAGACCGCGACGGCCGAGGTCCTGAGCGTCATCAGCAGTTCAGCGGGCGACCTTGCGCCGGTATTCGACGCCATGCTCGGCAAGGCGATGCAGCTCTGCGGCGCCGCTTTCGGCGTGCTCAATACCTTCGACGGCGCCATGTTCCATACCGCTGCGACCTATGGGCTCCCCCCTGCCTATGACGAATACCGGCGCAAGCAGCCGCTGGATTACGGCCCGGGCACGGCGCCCGCGCGGCTGCTGCAGGGCGAACCGACTGTCGAAATCTACGACCTCCTCGACTCGGATACTTATCGCAAAGGCGAACCCAACCGCCGCGCGCTGGTCGACCTCGGGCGCGCGCGCTCGCTTCTCGCGGTGCCCTTGCTAAAGGAAGAGCACGTCGTCGGCAATTTCATGATTTTCCGGCAGGAGCCGGACCGCTTCACGGAAAAGCAGATTGCGCTGCTGAAGCAATTCGCGGCCCAGGCCGTCATCGCGATCGAGAACACGCGGCTGCTTCGCGAACTGCGCGCCAGCACCGAGGATCTCAGCGAATCGCTGCAGCAGCAGACCGCCACCGCCGACGTGCTCAAGGTCATCAGCCGCTCGGCGTTCGACCTGCAGGCGGTGCTCGATACGCTGGTTGAATCGGCAGCCCGGCTCTGCGAGGCGGATATGGCCGCCATCACCCGGCGGATAGGCGACGTCTTCTATCGGGCAGGGTCGTACGGCTTTCCGCAGCAATTCAAGGACTATGCGCGCGCCACTCCCGTGACGCCGGACCGGCGAACAATCACCGGCAGGACGTTGCTCGAAGGGCACATCGTCCACGTCGAGGATGTACTCGCCGATCCCGACTATGATTTCGAAGGCCAGCAACTGAGCGGCAATCCCCGCAGCTTCCTCGGCGTGCCGTTGCTGCGCGAGGGCATCCCGATCGGCGCGTTGACGTTGACCCGATTGGCCGTCAAGCCCTTTACCGCCAAACAGATCGAACTGATCACGACTTTCGCCGACCAGGCCGTCATCGCCATCGAGAACGTGCGCCTGTTCGACGAGGTGCAGGCGAAGACGCGTGACCTCTCCGAAGCGCTGACCTACCAGACCGGAAGCGCCAACATCCTCAGCGTGATTGCTTCCTCGCCAACCGATGTCGGGCCGGTTCTCAAGGCCATTGTCGAGAGTGCCTGCGAGCTTTGCGGCGCCTTTGATTCAGTCGTGCTCCTGAAGGACGGCGACGACCTGCGTTTCAGCGCGCACCATGGCCCGATACCGATGAGTCTGGAGAAGTGGCCGATCAACCGCAACTGGACCGCCGGGCGTGCGTTTCTCGATCGAAAACCGGTGCACGTGCACGACCTCCTCTCCTCTGAAGGCGACGATTTCCCCGAGGGCCGGGAGATGTCGCGCCGCATGGGCCATCGCAGTATCTTGAGCGTACCTTTGCTGCGCGAGGGCGAAAGCATCGGAACCATCGTGCTTCGCCGGACGGAGGTGAATCCGTTCAGCGATAAACAGATTACCTTGCTGCAGACCTTTGCCGACCAGGCCGTGATCGCCCTTGGCAATGTCAGGCTGTTCGAGGAGGTGCAGGAGAAAACCCGCGACCTCTCAGAGGCGCTGACCTACCAGACCGGGAGCAGCAATATCCTCAGCGTAATCGCATCTTCGCCAACCGACGTTGCGCCTGTACTCAAGGCCATTGTCAAGAGTGCCTGCGAGCTTTGCAGTGCGTACGATGCCGTGGTGCGGCTTAGGGACGGCGACGATCTGCGCCTGAGCGCGCATCAGGGTCCGATACCGACAAGTCTCGATAGATTGCCAATCACCCGCGACGTGACCGCGGGACGTGCGTTTCTCGACAAGAAGCCGGTTCATGTACACGACCTGCTATCCCCTGAAGGCGATCAATTTCCAAAAGCACAGGAGATGTCGCGTCATGAGGGAGGCCATCGCACAATCCTGAGCATACCGCTGCTGCGCGAGGGTGAAAGCATCGGAGCGATTGTGCTTCGGCGTATTGAAGTGCATCCGTTCAGCGACAAACAGATTGCCTTGCTGCAGACTTTTGCTGACCAGGCCGTGATCGCCATCGGCAATGCCAGGCTGTTCGAACAGGTCCAGGAGCGCACCAGAGAATTATCGCAATCGCTCGACAATCTGCGCACCGCGCAGGACCGGCTGGTGCAGACCGAAAAATTGGCTTCGCTCGGCCAGCTCACCGCCGGCATCGCGCACGAGATCAAGAACCCGCTCAACTTCGTCAACAATTTTGCGGCCCTTTCCGCCGAACTGACCGACGAGTTGAACGACGCGCTGAAGCCCGCCGTGCTCGCCGACAAAATCCGCCGGGAAGTCGACGAATTGACCGACCTGCTCAAGGACAATCTGGAAAAAGTTGTCCAGCACGGCCAGCGCGCCGACTCCATCGTCAAGAACATGCTGCTGCATTCGCGCGAGGGCTCCGGCGATCACCGGCCGGCCGACGTCAACGCGCTGGTCGATGAAAGCCTCAACCTCGCCTATCACGGCGCCCGCGCCGAAAAGCCCGACTTCAATGTCACGCTGCAGCGCGACTTCGATTCCAGCGCCGGTATGATCGAGGCGTTTCCGCAGGAAATTACCCGCGTCTTCCTCAACCTGATTTCGAACGGCTTCTATGCCGTGAACAAACGCAGGCTCCAGTCCGGCAACGCCGCGTTCGATCCGGTGCTCAGCGTCGCCACCCGCGATCTCGGCGACAGCGTTGAGATCCGCATCCGCGACAACGGCACCGGCATCCCCGACGAGGTCAAGGACAAGATGTTCAATCCGTTCTTCACGACCAAGCCTGCCGGCGAAGGCACCGGGCTCGGCCTGTCGATGAGCCATGACATCATCGTCAAACAACATGGCGGCACAATCGACGTCGAGACGGAGCCCGGACAATTCACCGAGTTCCGGATCGTTCTGCCGAGGACCAGCACGCCTCCAAACAAGAGCCGAGGTCAGACGTGA
- a CDS encoding response regulator, translating to MNILVLVVDDEPDVEALFRQQFRKDLRAQRFVMDFANSAADALSRIAATIEQSLILILSDINMPGMTGLEMLPKVKAMRPDVPVIMITAYGDPDTRRKAIEGGATGLLTKPIDFTLLREEIDTRLEKAS from the coding sequence GTGAACATTTTGGTGCTTGTGGTCGACGATGAGCCCGACGTCGAGGCGTTGTTTCGTCAGCAATTTCGCAAGGATTTGCGCGCGCAGCGTTTTGTGATGGATTTCGCCAATTCGGCGGCCGACGCATTGTCGCGCATCGCCGCCACGATCGAGCAGTCGCTGATCCTGATCCTGTCGGACATCAACATGCCCGGGATGACGGGGCTCGAGATGCTGCCCAAGGTCAAGGCGATGCGGCCCGATGTACCCGTCATCATGATCACCGCCTATGGCGACCCCGACACCCGGCGCAAGGCGATCGAAGGCGGCGCAACCGGGTTGTTGACCAAACCGATCGACTTCACCCTGCTGCGGGAAGAGATCGATACGCGTCTGGAAAAGGCGAGCTAG